TAGAGGTTGAGGATCCATCTAGGACTATGACTGGTTCTTCCCTAAAGGAGTCACCTCCTGGGAAATTAGTATTTGAGGTTTTGGTGTCCACACGAGGTCTTTTTGGAGGTCGGTCTTGACTTTCATCACGATGGCTTGATCCCTGTGAAGTAGAAGTAGCAACCCGAGATGTGGTGGGTACTTCAAACGAGAGCCTCTTCTGGGTACCAAGTTTTGACCCGGATGGTTTGGAAACGTTCTGGCTTTTTACAGGGAGTCTTATTGGGGATCCATTGACGTTTTTGAAAGCTTTGGTGTTTGCGACAGACACTTTGGGCCTCGGGTTCATGCTCTTGTTGGTGAAAGAGGACAAAGCACTAGTGGTGTGAACTGGCTTTACAGGAGAGTTTGATGAGGCTTTACTGGAGGATGGGGGGACGCTCTGGACCTTCACCAAGACGGATACTTGACTAGATGCGCCGAGTTTGTAACCGATGCCGCTAAATGGGAAAAATGAACGTATATCGCCTCCGTCGGGTTTTCCTGCGGAATGGAAAGGAAGAAAGAGatacaatgatgatgatgatgatggagtaTCTTAAAGATCTGGACATTTATCAAAAATAGAGACTCACAATAATATACGATCATGACATGGGCCATTTCAATCCATAAATATAACAAACATGGCACCTCAATATAATAGAAAAGTTCAAGAGTAAATGAACATTCGCAAAacttatcagaagttttgattggtgggggtccgggtgctgaaacGAAAGGAAGAAGCACTCAGGCAAGCACtctgcacctttggctgtgatcggcgctcctcgTCAGCCTGTTGACGGGCTCACATAGAACGTCTTTAAATTGGTCTTCAGTCTGACGAGGAGCGCCGATAAAGGTGCGGAGCGCTTAGCTGAACGCTTCTGCACCCCGGCCCCACCACTCAAAACTTCTCTCTGACatttcaaaagtttagttactctttaaaggaaAACAAATGTGAAATCATACCCACCACCCTCTAGCCTAGTCCTGTTCCCCCTCCCCATACATGCTTTATAGAGGAGAATTGTCCAGCTTCTGTAGATATGCTTTCCCATGATGTCACCAGATCACATAAAAAGCTCTAGTTACATAGATCAGTCCAAACTGAGCTGGATGGTGCAGAGCCACAGATTCAGGCTTCAGGCACAGGAGAGACTACAGACTGTGttctgtgcagcagcatgcatgtcacaggcagtgtgcAGCCTCCAGCCCTCCACATGGAGAGGCAAAGAGGACTGGTTGGTAAAATCCTTACATCATCTACACGAAACAGTCTGGAGGAGATTCAGTGACAGCAGCAGAATACGTAATAGAAGGGAACGAAAAGGAAAGAAGGAGCGAACGATTGAAAAGTAAAGGGGACTGAAGAAAAGAAAGTGCGGAGGGCTGGGGTAAGACATTTAGATAGAAGGGGAAGTGCGCATGTTTCCTGATAAATCCCACAATACCTTTTATTTCTGGAATATTACTAGGCTGGACTTCAGAGGAGTCTTCCTTCTTCTTATCTTTACCAGTCTTTTTCTCGGGCTCCTTCACTTTTGTATACGTGCCACCGCAAGACCTCTGATGGTCGGCCCACCATGGATCAAGCTTGGAAGGAGCTCGGTTCATCGCACGCTTCACATAGCCATAATATGGCGGCCTTtgctgacaaggtccattacactGCCACCAATGTTTTCTGTACTCATCTACCTCATCGTGGAAACTGTGATAAACCTGATCACAAGAAAAACGTAGAGAAGGATATAAATAAAACCTCACAAAAGGCTATGGTCCTTAAGAGGGGTTGTCTGGGcttggggtggtttttcatactgatgatctatccacgggATCCGTGGGTGTCTGACACCCAGAAccggcactgatcagctgctctgggCAACGGATGTCCGTGCCGGAAACATATGGCTCCggccacagtatagcggccgtgccgcagctctgctcctattcaggtAAATAGGGGTAGTGTtgtagtactgcagcacggccactatacagtgtaTGCATCCATATGCTGCAGACActagccactgcataacatctggtgcccgacGACAGCCGGAAGAGCTGATTGGTGTGGTGTTCGGGTGTCGGATTCCCACAAAAcatttactgatgacctatcctgtgtatagttcatcagtatgaaaaatcgccccgtgcccggacaacccctttaaccccttcaggactaagctcattttggcctccaggaccagacccattttttcaaatctgacatgtgtcactttatgtggtaataacgtggaacgcttttacctatccaatcgattatgagattgttttctcgtgacatattgtactttaggttagtgaaaaacagcaaaatttatagaaaattttaagaaattatgatttttctaattttaaatgtatctgcttgcaagacagatagtaataccacacaaaatagttaccaattaacatcccccatatgtctactttatgtttgcagcgtttcttgaacatccttttgtttttctaggacgttacaaggcttagaactttagcagcaatttctcacatttttaagaaaatttcaaaaggctatttttacagggaccagttcagttctgaagtggctttgaggaacttatatattagaaaatccccataaatcaccccattttgaaaactgcacccctcaaagtattgcaacgccctggaagtaccaaaacagcggaaaccccccaaaagtgaccccattttggaaactataccacttaaggaatttttctagtggtatagttgacattttgaccccacaggttttttgctgaatttattggaattagtctgtgaagatgaaaatggactttttttttctgaaaaaacatagaattttctaatttttataaggaataaaggagaaaaagcaccccaacatttgtaaagcaatttctcctgattaaggcaataccacatatgtggtaataaactgctgtttggaccaacggcagcgctcagaagggaaggagcgccatttgtattttgcagctcagattttgctgaattggtttctgggggccatgtcgcatttgcagagtccctgaagtaccagcacagtagaaattccccacgtctgatcccattttggagactatactcctcaaagaattaaattagaggtgtagtgagcattttgatccctcaggtgttttatagattttattactattgggctgtgaaaatgaaaaaaatatttttttcccaataacttgtagatttagctcatcatttttcatttccacCAGGAATACAGgaaaaaagacaccccaaaatgtgttacacaacttctcctgagtacggaaataccccatatgtggttgtaaacggctatttggacatacggcaagtgtctaaacggaaaaagtgcaatttcgttttttggagtggagattttacaaaatttgtttttgacgccatgttgcattgcgctgaggtaccagtacagtgaaaaccccagagaagtgaccccagatgggaaactacacccctcaaggaattcatctagaagtgtagtgagcactttgaccccaaaggttttgcagaaattagtgcacagtggatgttgcagattgaaaattgccattttccacagatatgctatttcagtgcccaatgcgttgggcccagcttgtaccactggagacatacaccccataaattgttaagcggttctcaagaatacagtaataccccatatgtggtcataaaccgctgtttgggcacactgccaggcccagaaggagcgccatttggcttttggagcgcagattttgcttggtagtagttttgtttagtgttttactggtatttgtttataatatgggggcatatacaAACTGGGCGGAGCACatgggggtacatgtaaactgggcggagcacatgggggtacatgtaaactgggcggagcacatgggggtacatgtaaactgggcggagcacatgggggtacatgtaaactgggcggagcacatgggggtacatgtaaactgggcggagcacatgggggtacatgtaaactgggcggagcacatgggggtacatgtaaactgggcggagcacatgggggtacatgtaatctgggcggagtacatcggggtacatgtaatctgtgaggagtacatcggggtatatgtaagccgtgaggagtgcatcggggtatatgtaagctgtgcggagtacatcggggtatatgtaagctgggcggattacatcggggtatatgtaagctgggcggattacatcagggtatatgtaagctgggcggattacatcggggtatatgtaagctatgcggagtacatcggggtatatgtaagctgggcagagtacatcggggtatatgtaagctgggcggagtacatcagggtatatgtaaactgtgaggagtacatcagggtatatgtaagctgtgcggagtacatcagggtatatgtaagctgtgcggagtacatcagggtatatgtaagctgtgcggagtacatcagggtatatgtaatctgtgcggagtacatcagggtatatgtaatctgtgcggagtacatcagggtatatgtaagctgtgaggagtacatcagggtatatgtaagctgtgcggagtacatcagggtatatgtaagctatgcggagtacatcaggttatatgtaagctatgcggagtacatcagggtatatgtaatatgtgaggagtacatcagggtatatgtaatatgtgaggagtacatcagggtatatgtaagctgtgaggagtacatcagggtatatgtaatatgtgaggagtacatcagggtatatgtaatatgtgaggagtacatcagggtatatgtaagctatgcggagtacatcaggttatatgtaagctatgcggagtacatcagggtatatgtaagctgtgcggagtacatcagggtatatgtaagctgtgaggagtacatcagggtatatgtaaactgtgcggagtacatcagggtatatgtaatatgtgaggagtacatcaagttatatgtaagctgtgcggagtacatcagggtatatgtaagctgggcggagtacatcagggtatatgtaagatgcgcggagtacatcagggtatatgtaatatgtgcggagtacatcagggtatatgtaagctgggtggagtacatcagggtatatgtaagctgggcggagtacatcagggtatatgtaagatgcgcggagtacatcagggtatatgtaagctgtgcggagtacatcagggtatatgtaatctgtgcggagtacatcagggtatatgtaagctgggtggagtacatcagggtatatgtaagctgggcggagtacatcagtgtatatgtaagctgggcggagtacatcagggtatatgtaagctgggcagagtacatcagggtatatgtaagctatgtggagtacatcagggtatatgtaagctgtgaggagtacatcagggtatatgtaagctgtgcggagtacatcagggtatatgcaatatgtgcggagtacatcagggtatatgtaagatgcgcggagtacatcagggtatatgtaatctgtgcggagtacatcaggtcataataggctgatgtaataatggggtgaatgaataatacaattATGATCCCTGGATagcgacgtacgctttgaaccaatccttcatgcacaggccggattattgggtgcaggagtcgcacttctaaagggtgtccgtggtattgtacaaaatatctgcactccagtgttgcctaatctttgacttcttcactagccccatatgtagcacagaccccaaaatgcaagtttccgctgcatttacagggtctaccagtgggggctgcaaatgatgacgtggggttttaggtgaagaactgctgcacacataaattagtctgggccgtcgttttgcattattgcgttccgaaagtcataactttttatttttccgttgacgagctgtgtgagcgcttgattgtcatgggacgagctgtcgtttttattagtatcattttggggtacatgcgataatttgatcagtttttgttccattttttgtgaggtgaggagaccaaaaaaactgaaattccctttttttttaatcaatttttaccggcgttctctgtgcagtataaacaacatgtttactttattctgcggttcgatacgattatgacaataccaaatttatatcgttctatatttcactacttttacacaataaaaacactttttttctaaataaaatgttttagtgtcaccatctcctgagagccataactttgttatttttttgttgacggagctttgtgagggcttgttttttgcgtgacacactgtcgttt
The genomic region above belongs to Rhinoderma darwinii isolate aRhiDar2 chromosome 13, aRhiDar2.hap1, whole genome shotgun sequence and contains:
- the SPRTN gene encoding DNA-dependent metalloprotease SPRTN isoform X3, with product MDADLLFAIQLQEECAGVCSYEGRGGLCSIRLSKPLLTLRPRKDLVETLLHEMIHALLFVTDNNKDHDGHGPEFHKHMNRINGVTGAKISVYHSFHDEVDEYRKHWWQCNGPCQQRPPYYGYVKRAMNRAPSKLDPWWADHQRSCGGTYTKVKEPEKKTGKDKKKEDSSEVQPSNIPEIKGKPDGGDIRSFFPFSGIGYKLGASSQVSVLVKVQSVPPSSSKASSNSPVKPVHTTSALSSFTNKSMNPRPKVSVANTKAFKNVNGSPIRLPVKSQNVSKPSGSKLGTQKRLSFEVPTTSRVATSTSQGSSHRDESQDRPPKRPRVDTKTSNTNFPGGDSFREEPVIVLDGSSTSNPNSQSKTVNCPVCGAKVAEAKINEHLDNCLNG
- the SPRTN gene encoding DNA-dependent metalloprotease SPRTN isoform X2 is translated as MDADLLFAIQLQEEYDREEAGESRPGQGSNAGCAGVCSYEGRGGLCSIRLSKPLLTLRPRKDLVETLLHEMIHALLFVTDNNKDHDGHGPEFHKHMNRINGVTGAKISVYHSFHDEVDEYRKHWWQCNGPCQQRPPYYGYVKRAMNRAPSKLDPWWADHQRSCGGTYTKVKEPEKKTGKDKKKEDSSEVQPSNIPEIKGKPDGGDIRSFFPFSGIGYKLGASSQVSVLVKVQSVPPSSSKASSNSPVKPVHTTSALSSFTNKSMNPRPKVSVANTKAFKNVNGSPIRLPVKSQNVSKPSGSKLGTQKRLSFEVPTTSRVATSTSQGSSHRDESQDRPPKRPRVDTKTSNTNFPGGDSFREEPVIVLDGSSTSNPNSQSKTVNCPVCGAKVAEAKINEHLDNCLNG
- the SPRTN gene encoding DNA-dependent metalloprotease SPRTN isoform X1 — translated: MDADLLFAIQLQEEYDREEAGESRPGQGSNAGYSAAQKPSSSHVTVAHPPLRAVVDPSWELLDPSPNIHELFLQFNEMFFWGKLVGVEVKWSHRMTLCAGVCSYEGRGGLCSIRLSKPLLTLRPRKDLVETLLHEMIHALLFVTDNNKDHDGHGPEFHKHMNRINGVTGAKISVYHSFHDEVDEYRKHWWQCNGPCQQRPPYYGYVKRAMNRAPSKLDPWWADHQRSCGGTYTKVKEPEKKTGKDKKKEDSSEVQPSNIPEIKGKPDGGDIRSFFPFSGIGYKLGASSQVSVLVKVQSVPPSSSKASSNSPVKPVHTTSALSSFTNKSMNPRPKVSVANTKAFKNVNGSPIRLPVKSQNVSKPSGSKLGTQKRLSFEVPTTSRVATSTSQGSSHRDESQDRPPKRPRVDTKTSNTNFPGGDSFREEPVIVLDGSSTSNPNSQSKTVNCPVCGAKVAEAKINEHLDNCLNG
- the SPRTN gene encoding DNA-dependent metalloprotease SPRTN isoform X4 — translated: MQPCAGVCSYEGRGGLCSIRLSKPLLTLRPRKDLVETLLHEMIHALLFVTDNNKDHDGHGPEFHKHMNRINGVTGAKISVYHSFHDEVDEYRKHWWQCNGPCQQRPPYYGYVKRAMNRAPSKLDPWWADHQRSCGGTYTKVKEPEKKTGKDKKKEDSSEVQPSNIPEIKGKPDGGDIRSFFPFSGIGYKLGASSQVSVLVKVQSVPPSSSKASSNSPVKPVHTTSALSSFTNKSMNPRPKVSVANTKAFKNVNGSPIRLPVKSQNVSKPSGSKLGTQKRLSFEVPTTSRVATSTSQGSSHRDESQDRPPKRPRVDTKTSNTNFPGGDSFREEPVIVLDGSSTSNPNSQSKTVNCPVCGAKVAEAKINEHLDNCLNG